The DNA region CCCGCCGCGCGCACGCCTTCGACGAGCGCGCGCGTCGCCTTGCCAAGCGCCGCGAGATCATCTTGCGGCGGCGCGTAGGCGCTCGCCGCCACGTCGTGACCGCGTACCGCGGCGCTCACACTCGCGGCGTCGAGCAGATCGGCCTGGGCCGCTTTCAGATTCGCCACGTCGGCCGGCACGCGCGCCGGGTTGCGCGCCAGCGCCGTCACCTGATGCCCGCGGCGGGCGGCTTCCGCGGCGACCCGCGAACCGATCATGCCGGTGGCGCCGAACAACGCGATCTTCAACTGTTTGCTCATTTCAATACTCCTGTCATTGGCAGATATGTAACCGTACTGATTACATATAAACCGGAAAAAAGAGGGGCATGAGCCCCCGTTCGTCGAAAGACGCGTGCTTCGGTTACCCGATACGCGCCCTTTTCGTCCTGCTTGTTTTGCTACCTCACCCGTGCGAACGCTTCTTGCGTTCGCGCAGCTTTTCTGCCCGCACCACGTCGGCCGTCGCATCGGCCAGCGTACGCGCGCCGAGCGCGGCCTCCATGGCCTGCTGCGCTTCGTCGATGATGCCGCGCAGCACGCCTTGAATGTTGCGCCCGACCATGCACGCCGGATTCGGCTCCTCGCGATGCAACGCGAATAACTGCGCGTCATCCACCGCACGATACACCTCGAGCAAGGTGATCTGTTCGGGCGCCCGCGCAAGCAGCGCGCCGCCGCCCGCGCCAAGCTGTGAAGTGGTGAGGCCCGCTTGCGCCAGCATGGCGAGAAGCCGCCGGATCAGCGCGGGATTCGTGTTCACGCTGCCGGCGATCATTTCCGACGAAAGCGGCACGCCCTCCTGCAACGACAACAGCGCGAGCACATGCACCGCGAATGCAAACCGGCTACTCGTGTTCACAGCAAACCTGCCCGGCGACGACAATGTGTAACCATAGTAATTACATTTAATCGGGCTGTCAAATGCCCCTGCTGTGCAGCCGGCATGTCATTTGTCCATCTGCTTTTGCGCGTCGCCCGACTCGCCCGATGACGACGAAGCCGCCGCATTCGT from Paraburkholderia aromaticivorans includes:
- a CDS encoding Rrf2 family transcriptional regulator, which codes for MNTSSRFAFAVHVLALLSLQEGVPLSSEMIAGSVNTNPALIRRLLAMLAQAGLTTSQLGAGGGALLARAPEQITLLEVYRAVDDAQLFALHREEPNPACMVGRNIQGVLRGIIDEAQQAMEAALGARTLADATADVVRAEKLRERKKRSHG